In Oncorhynchus nerka isolate Pitt River linkage group LG26, Oner_Uvic_2.0, whole genome shotgun sequence, one DNA window encodes the following:
- the LOC115110306 gene encoding apoptosis regulator BAX-like isoform X1 has protein sequence MTAGGSRLKVILVTLQDGYAVGRRRFSLFNSTFLGIFCLNEDEGQTTQTIGNGTDQVLELGKRLLTDFIYERVRRHADSSTQLSVLQTQLGGSELCDPNHKKLAQCLQQIGDELDGNTQLQSMINDTALQPSQEVFMRVACEIFSDGKFNWGRVVALFYFACRLVIKALLTKVPDIIRTIISWATDYLRDHVINWIREQGGWEGIRSYFGTPTWQTVGVFLAGVLTTVLVIRRM, from the exons ATGACTGCAGGCGGAAGCAGACTCAAAGTAATATTAGTAACGTTACAAGATGGCTACGCCGTCGGGAGGAGGCGATTCAG TCTTTTTAACAGTACTTTCCTGGGGATATTTTGTCTCAATGAAGATGAAGGACAAACCACACAGACAATCG GTAATGGAACTGATCAGGTACTAGAACTGGGaaaaagattactgacaga TTTCATCTATGAGCGGGTTCGTCGCCATGCTGACAGCAGTACTCAGTTGTCAGTGTTACAGACCCAGTTGGGCGGGAGTGAGCTGTGTGACCCCAACCACAAGAAACTGGCCCAGTGCCTGCAGCAGATTGGAGATGAGCTGGATGGCAATACACAACTCCAAAG TATGATAAATGATACTGCACTCCAGCCCAGCCAGGAGGTTTTTATGAGAGTGGCCTGTGAGATCTTCTCTGATGGGAAGTTCAACTGGGGCAGGGTGGTGGCACTCTTCTACTTTGCCTGTCGGCTGGTCATCAAG GCTCTGTTGACCAAGGTCCCCGACATCATCAGAACAATTATCAGCTGGGCCACAGACTACCTGCGAGATCATGTGATCAACTGGATTAGGGAGCAGGGTGGCTGG GAGGGAATCCGTTCCTACTTTGGCACTCCCACCTGGCAGACCGTGGGGGTGTTCCTCGCTGGAGTTCTTACCACTGTGCTGGTCATCCGCAGGATGTGA
- the rps11 gene encoding small ribosomal subunit protein uS17 gives MADAQTERAYQKQPTIFQNKKRVLVGEGGKEAKEKLPRYHKSVGLGFKTPREAIDGTYIDKKCPFTGNVSIRGRILSGVVTKMKMQRTIVIRRDYLHYIRKYNRFEKRHKNMSVHLSPAFRDVSVGDIVTVGECRPLSKTVRFNVLKVTKAAGAKKQFQKF, from the exons ATGGCGGATGCACAA ACCGAGAGGGCTTATCAGAAGCAGCCAACCATCTTCCAGAACAAGAAGCGTGTTCTGGTTGGTGAAGGTGGCAAGGAGGCCAAGGAGAAGCTCCCACGCTACCACAAGAGCGTTGGTCTAGGCTTCAAAACCCCAAGAGAG GCTATCGATGGTACTTACATTGACAAGAAATGCCCCTTCACTGGGAATGTCTCCATCCGTGGTCGTATCCTCTCCG GCGTGGTGACCAAGATGAAGATGCAGAGGACCATCGTCATCAGACGTGACTACCTGCATTACATCCGCAAATACAACCGCTTTGAGAAGAGGCACAAGAAcatgtctgtccatctctcaccTGCCTTCAG AGACGTCTCCGTCGGAGACATTGTTACCGTCGGAGAGTGCCGACCCCTCAGCAAGACAGTCAGGTTCAACGTCCTCAAGGTCACAAAAGCCGCTGGAGCCAAGAAGCAGTTCCAGAAGTTCTAA
- the LOC115110306 gene encoding apoptosis regulator BAX-like isoform X2, giving the protein MATPSGGGDSGNGTDQVLELGKRLLTDFIYERVRRHADSSTQLSVLQTQLGGSELCDPNHKKLAQCLQQIGDELDGNTQLQSMINDTALQPSQEVFMRVACEIFSDGKFNWGRVVALFYFACRLVIKALLTKVPDIIRTIISWATDYLRDHVINWIREQGGWEGIRSYFGTPTWQTVGVFLAGVLTTVLVIRRM; this is encoded by the exons ATGGCTACGCCGTCGGGAGGAGGCGATTCAG GTAATGGAACTGATCAGGTACTAGAACTGGGaaaaagattactgacaga TTTCATCTATGAGCGGGTTCGTCGCCATGCTGACAGCAGTACTCAGTTGTCAGTGTTACAGACCCAGTTGGGCGGGAGTGAGCTGTGTGACCCCAACCACAAGAAACTGGCCCAGTGCCTGCAGCAGATTGGAGATGAGCTGGATGGCAATACACAACTCCAAAG TATGATAAATGATACTGCACTCCAGCCCAGCCAGGAGGTTTTTATGAGAGTGGCCTGTGAGATCTTCTCTGATGGGAAGTTCAACTGGGGCAGGGTGGTGGCACTCTTCTACTTTGCCTGTCGGCTGGTCATCAAG GCTCTGTTGACCAAGGTCCCCGACATCATCAGAACAATTATCAGCTGGGCCACAGACTACCTGCGAGATCATGTGATCAACTGGATTAGGGAGCAGGGTGGCTGG GAGGGAATCCGTTCCTACTTTGGCACTCCCACCTGGCAGACCGTGGGGGTGTTCCTCGCTGGAGTTCTTACCACTGTGCTGGTCATCCGCAGGATGTGA